AGACGCCAAAGAAGTTATGGCTGCCCTGTGGGCGGTGGATGCGGTCCTCGGCATTCTTTTATCCGCCGAGCCCCCCGCGCACATCTCCCCGGAAATCGAGGATCTTGTCCGGCAACGCGACCAAGCCCGCAAGAAAGGCGACTTTGCCACCGCTGACAGAATCCGCGACGTGCTCACCGCCAGCGGCTATCTGGTCGAGGATTCTCCATCTGGAACGCGAGTCAGGCGACAGAGTTGACTTCAACTGCGAGTCTGGTCGGTTGACCGCGCATTGTGCATTCGAGCGACCCTGCGGGGACTGAAAGGGCCCTACGATTCGAGGAGAGCCCGCAGCCCATCGCGGAAGACCTGGAAGCTTCGCGAGCGATTTCGGCTCGGGTCCATGTGTTTGGCGATCTCCCGAGCCGCCGTCACCTTTGGGTAGCCGCTCTTGAAGTAGCCGTGTCTCTGCAGGACTTGTTCAAGCCGCTCCCAGGTTCCACCCTTGATCCGATCCGGGTCTCGGAAGCCGCTCTTTTGGCCCAACGTCAGAGGGACGCGCGGATAGGCGGCATGTAATGCGGCAACGTCGCCGAAAAACCAGGCCTCCAGCTCCTCAATCGCAATCCGATTGAGCACCTGAAATCCGGCTTGCCCCCCGGAGGACATCTTCGTTCTCAGTCCCGCATCGCCAACGATGCGATCGAGCTTGCGTTTCAACTTCTTGCAGTCCTCCCGGTCGAGGTCGAGGAGCACGACCACCCTCCAGTCCGCCGGAAGAAACCCGGCGTAGGCCCTTATCTTGCTGGGCAAGCAGGCCAGAAGGTCGTGTTTTCCCTGGTGCGCGTGCACGTCAAAGGTTGCCTGGGTCCCCAGCAACCGAGGCAGAAGCTCATCAAGAGCTGCCTTGGCGGAGAGTTCTTCGACAAGGAACTCAATGTGCATCGCGGTCAGTTCCGTCAGGGTCGCTCAGTCTTTCGATGCGGTATCTTCGCTTGGGCTGGCGGCGAGGACGGTTTGGAGGCCAGCGGGTCGCCAACACGGAAATGCCCTTGCATCCAAAGGTATCCCAATTGAGCACCCTCCTCAATGAATTCCGTGATTCCTTCCATTTCCGACGCCTGCTTGGCTTTCGTGTAACCTTTCTCGTCGCGGTACATGATCCAGGTCTCCTGCGGTCGCAGCCCGTTCACGAAGAAGGGTGAATGCGTCGTGATCAACAGTTGGGTGGCCTGTGAAGCCTGGCGGCATTCCTCTGCCAATTCGGGCAGCAGGCGAGGGTGAAGGTGGTTCTCGGGTTCCTCGATGCCCACGAGCCGCGGGGGCGACGGATCATACAGGACAACAAGGTAGGCAAGCATCTTGAGCGTCCCGTCGGATGCAAACTTGGCCATGACCGGCCGTTCGAAAGGGGCATCCTTGATCTGCAAGAGCAGCCGTCCATCAGCCATGATCTCGGCATCAACTTTTTCCAGGCGAGGTACCCTGCGCGATAGAACTTGCAGAATGTGGTCCAGTCGCTCGGGATGCTGCTCTTTGAGGTACTGAATGACGTTGGGCAGGTTGTCTCCCCAAGCCGAGAGCCGTTCCTGTGGCCCGGCTTCGGGCTGACCTCGGGTGTTGTCCGCGGTCAGGTAGGACAGGTACCAGTCCGTTATAAAGCGACGCAAGGCACCCACTCGAGGGTGCCTGGCAAACTGGCCAAGGGTGTTGACGGCCAGAAGCTCCCGCGAATCAAGTTTCTCATCGATGCGCTCGTCTGTCTCCTCCGGTAGCTCGCCGGAAATGACAGTCCCTTGGCCTTCTGAGAAATCCAGGAAGTTGAACGGTCGACCCGCCTTACCCACTTTTCTGGTCCATCTCAGCCATTCCTTCGCGACGTACGGTCCTTTCGAATCCTCCGCGATATCCAAATGGTAGGTGATGATTGGTAGATTGACCTCCTTGTACTTGACCTCGATAGTGATCGGACCTTCGCAGCCACGGGTCCGCAACTCCTTGAAGCGACCACGTTTGTCCCACGCCTTGCGCAGGCCAACGGAGAAGCACTCCGAAAGGAAGGCGAAGACGTCAAATATTGTTGACTTGCCACTCCCGTTGGGTCCGACGAACACCGTGAGCGGGGTCAGGTTCCGCAGTTCGAGATCGTGAAGGGCGCGGTAGTTCTGGACCCGAAGGTACTGAATCCTTGGCGGAGCTTGTGCGGTGTGCTGCATGTTGTGGCCTCAATCAGACATTCCGGTTGTGCGACAGGGTTATTGTACCCGAAGGCGACTGGGCCGAAAACATAGCTCGGACCGTTGTTCAGAGTGCCTTTCCGGGTTCCTCGTCGCGGGGGGCTGAGGTCCCTGCGAAGCCGCTGAGAAAGCAGAAGTGGACGACGAAGTCTCCTCTTCAACCGAATGTGCTGCCGATCTCGACGCAGATTCCAGCCACCGATTCGGTCCCTGCTTCCCGATGGGAATCCAGCCCGTGAATAATCTGGGACGACTACATGGGAGCTTGCCACAAAGAAAATGGGACTATTGCGGATCGCCCCGATCAACTGGTCGGGCAGACGTTCGGGGCATCCTTCCGGTCGTGCGGATCTGCTTTGTCTCTTCTGTCGTATCTGTTGCGCGTTTTGCGCACATGTTTCCGGATTACAGTGCGTTTTGGTTGCTACCCGCAAAGAGGCGGTCCGACTTAGGTTAGAGCGCGCTGGCCGGCTGTGGAGTCGATGAAAACGAGGGAGGACGATTACATGTCAGTCACGTGCCCGAAGTTGTCGCTTTGCGACCTTGTGCGGCAGACTGGTGCAGGCAGTCCGGCTCCGGCCGCAGCTTGGTTTTCGGGGCGAGCCACAGCCGAAGAGTCTGGCGGAACGGCCACGGATCTGACACAAAGATCGAAGTTGCTGCGGGCCGACCAGTGCGTTTCGAGAGAACAGCGACGTCAAGATCGACCCGGCCACGGCGGACCGTGAATCGCGTTTCATGAGGCGCGAAGGCAAGCTCATGCTTGTCGCGGATCAACAACTTGCCTGCCGCTCGGCTCGAAGAGAGCTGCTTTTCGGGACAAAGCGCAGAGGCCTTGCCTGGTCGCGGTGGCGCCGATCCTGCCAGAACGGCAGACTGTCGGCATCCTGCATCGGTAACGCCGAACATAAGTCTTTACAGAAAAGCCATTTAAAACGATGCTCCCGTTTTATTCTCTGGCATGTCTTTTGCTAGCGCGGAATCGCGAGCGGTAGCAGAAGGACAGATAGAGTAGGCGGTCAGTCGGAGGCTGAGATCAAGTACGCGTCTGCAGGACGAGGAGGTGAAACCATGCGAGTACGTGAGTTTTTTGCCTTCGAAGCTGCTGACCTGGGTTTCTTGTGGAAGCACCAACTGATGCTGGGGATTCTGCTGATCGCCATCGGTTTGTGCGTCATCTTGTTTCCGGGATTGCTTGAACTCCTGGTGGCCACAACCGCAGCAGTAGTGGGCATCAGCATGATCGGGTCAGCGCTGCGTTTTCGTCGTCTGTACAGGCGACACCGTGATTTCTCGTTGATCGACGAGTTCGAATGGTAGCGGAGAATCGGCCATGGTGCGTTGGATCCTGTTTGTGTGGACCTGCTTCGCGGCCGTGGTTTCGCTTTCCGTTGGCACTTGGTCCGCGATCGTTCCCTATGGTTCCATCTGGATGGGCATCCTCTTTGCCGTGGTAGGCATCGGGCTGGTCGTTGGCATTAGTCTGCATGCCTGGGGGGAAGCAGCGTCGCGAAGCCCTGAACGCTCCGTGCCTCGCGTATCGGCACCGCGAACACGACAACCGCGGGGTCGTCGTGAGCCCGTGCCAGCGGCCGCGTGAGCTTTCGTTGCTTTCACCGTTTGCAGGAAGCCGAGAACGGCGGGCGAATGGTTCAGCCACCCACTTGTGACCTTGTATCCCAGCACGGTTCCCACACCAGCAGGACGGACCGCACACTGATGTCCGACTTTTTGGGACGGACTGCGATGTGCTCCAACGCCTCGCCGGTCTGCTGACTAATCGCATCGATATCCGCCCGCAATTGAGCCTCGAGATCGGCGATCTTCTGCTGCACCGCCTCGACCGATTCCTCTGCCCGGCGGACGTCTCCTGCCTCCTTCATGGAGCGTCCTACGCCGCGGACGGCGCTGCCCGCACGACCGATGTTCAGAACGCCGGCCGTCTTTCTGCCAAAGAGGGCCGAGAGGATTGCCCCGCCAAACGAGACGGCCGTGGAGAGCTTTGAGGCCCGCGATTGTTCCTCTTGAACCTCCACGGCTTGCCGGGCCCGGCGCAGACGTTCCTGCAGGACGTTCATCCGAGAAGCATACTTCTCCCTCAGCCGCGTGACCTCGTCGTCGCGTCGCTCGCGAGCGGCTTGCGAGATCCGCAGTTGAAACTCGCGCTCGCTCTCGCCGGGGCGGCTCACTATCTCGAGACTCGGACATCGAAGCAGCTCCAGAACAGATCTCCGGTAGAGCATATCCGCGAAGTCTTTTTTCCAGGCTTGATAGGACCGCTCGTTGGCGGCTTCCGGGGGCAACGGGGCGAAGGAGGCCGTAGCGGCTGGGTCAGGATCAAGGTCGGCCTCGCCGAGGTCCGTCGTTTGCGCGGAGTCCCATTCCACCGGCGAGCCGCTCCGTGGGATCAGCGGCACCAAGTAAACCACTCGCTGTTCCTGGTCGATGCTGAGCTTGGTGTCAGCGTAACGGAGCGTCGCGGTCGCCAGCAGCATGGGGCGATATACCGCGTTTGGACCGGCCGGTACCGAGCGGGCAGGGATGAATGCCTGTCGGACGCCGGGGGGCAGGATGGGCCTCGAAGTCCTCTCGGCCGGCACCCGCACGGTCGGAGATGGAACAGCCTCCGCGGGCAAAGCGCCTTCACGCTGAGGCATTCTTACCGGAGCCTCCTTTGAGACAATCCGGCGATAGGGATCCATCAGCATCCGGATTTGCCGGCGGGTCAGCGGCCCGCGAAGATAGGACATTGCCCAGCGTGTGTGGATAACCGCGGGCGTATCCTCGTGCACATTGTTCATCAGGAAGACGCGATTCTCCAACTGTGAGAGCATCTTATCGATG
This DNA window, taken from Phycisphaerae bacterium, encodes the following:
- a CDS encoding AAA family ATPase, which encodes MQHTAQAPPRIQYLRVQNYRALHDLELRNLTPLTVFVGPNGSGKSTIFDVFAFLSECFSVGLRKAWDKRGRFKELRTRGCEGPITIEVKYKEVNLPIITYHLDIAEDSKGPYVAKEWLRWTRKVGKAGRPFNFLDFSEGQGTVISGELPEETDERIDEKLDSRELLAVNTLGQFARHPRVGALRRFITDWYLSYLTADNTRGQPEAGPQERLSAWGDNLPNVIQYLKEQHPERLDHILQVLSRRVPRLEKVDAEIMADGRLLLQIKDAPFERPVMAKFASDGTLKMLAYLVVLYDPSPPRLVGIEEPENHLHPRLLPELAEECRQASQATQLLITTHSPFFVNGLRPQETWIMYRDEKGYTKAKQASEMEGITEFIEEGAQLGYLWMQGHFRVGDPLASKPSSPPAQAKIPHRKTERP
- a CDS encoding DUF4276 family protein, with protein sequence MHIEFLVEELSAKAALDELLPRLLGTQATFDVHAHQGKHDLLACLPSKIRAYAGFLPADWRVVVLLDLDREDCKKLKRKLDRIVGDAGLRTKMSSGGQAGFQVLNRIAIEELEAWFFGDVAALHAAYPRVPLTLGQKSGFRDPDRIKGGTWERLEQVLQRHGYFKSGYPKVTAAREIAKHMDPSRNRSRSFQVFRDGLRALLES